The sequence GGGCTCGCTCTACGCCCTGCCGTTCTACGCCGAAAGCTCCATCACCTATTACCGCACCGACCTGTTCAAGGATGCCGGGCTGACCATGCCTGAGCATCCCACCTGGACACAGATCGGCGAGTTTGCCGAAAAGCTCACCAACAAGGACAAAGAACAATACGGCCTGTGCCTGCGGGGTAAAGCCGGTTGGGGCGAGAACATGGCGCTGATCACCACCCTGGCCAACGGCTACGGTGCACGCTGGTTCGACGAGAAGTGGCAGCCGGAATTCAACGGTCCTGAGTGGAAAGACGCGCTGAACTTCTACGTCGACAACATGAAAAAATCCGGCCCTCCGGGGGCGTCCAGCAACGGTTTCAACGAAAACCTGGCGCTGTTCAACAGCGGCAAGTGCGCCATCTGGGTCGATGCCAGCGTTGCCGGCTCGTTTGTCACCGACAAGACCCAGAGCAAGGTGTCCGAGCATGTGGGCTTCACCTTCGCCCCGCATCAGGTCACGGATAAAGGCACCTCGTGGTTGTACTCCTGGTCCCTGGCAATCCCTACCAGCTCCAAGGCCAAGGATGCCGCCAAGGTGTTCAGCGCCTGGGCCACCTCCAAGGAATACAGCGCTCTGGTTGCCAAGACCGACGGCGTCGCCAACGTACCGCCAGGCACACGCAAGTCGACCTATAGCGATGAATACATGAAGGCTGCGCCGTTCGCCAAGGTGACGCTGGAATCGCTGAAAGTCGCGGACCCGACCAAGCCAACCCTCAAGCCTGTGCCGTACATCGGCATCCAACTGGTGACCATTCCTGAATTCCAGGCGATTGGTACCCAGGTTGGCAAGTTCTTCTCGGGCGCGTTGACCGGCCAGCAAACGGTGGACCAGGCCTTGGCCGCCGCGCAGACCACCACCGAGCGCGAAATGAAGCGGGCGGGTTATCCCAAGTAAAGCGGGCTCATCCCACTGAGTGTGGGGCCCCGCTTTATGTGGGAGCCGGGCTTGCCCGCGATGCAGACAACTCGGTCTGTCAGTGACACCGAGGCGATTTCATCGCAGGCAAGCCAGCTCCCACATTTGACCGCGCTCCAGCCCTCGTTCTGCCTGTAACCAACTGGTTCTGATCACCATGAATACTTCCACTGCCCACGTGCAAACTGCTCAACCGGAAAAGGCGCGTAAAAGCCGCCTGATCAACCCCGGCTGGTTCCTTGTCAGCCCCTCGGTAGCCTTGTTGCTGCTGTGGATGATCGTGCCTCTTGGCATGACCCTGTACTTTTCGTTGATCCGCTACAACCTGCTTTACCCCGGCGAAAACCAATTCGTGGGCCTGGAAAACTTCACCTACTTCATCACCGACTCAGGTTTTCTGCCCGGTGCGACCAATACCCTGTTGCTGGTGGGTAGCGTCTTGCTGATCAGCGTAGTGCTTGGCGTACTGATCAGTGCCTTGCTTGAGGCCAGCGAATTTTTCGGTCGCGGCCTGGTGCGGGTGTTGCTGATTTCGCCGTTCTTCATCATGCCCACCGTCGGTGCGCTGATCTGGAAGAACCTGATTTTCCATCCGGTGTCGGGGATTCTCGCGGCGGTGTGGAAGCTGTTCGGCGCTCAGCCGGTGGACTGGCTGGCCCACTATCCGTTGCTGTCGATCATCATCATCGTGTCCTGGCAATGGCTGCCCTTCGCGATCCTGATCCTGATGACCGCCATGCAGTCCCTGGACCAGGAACAGAAAGAAGCCGCACGCCTGGACGGTGCCGGCGCCATCGCGATCTTCTGGCACCTGACCCTGCCCCACCTGGCGCGCCCCATCGCCGTAGTGGTGATGATTGAAACCATCTTCCTGCTGTCGGTGTTCGCGGAAATCTTCACCACCACCAACGGCGGTCCGGGTTACGCCTCGACCAACCTCGCCTACCTGATCTACAACCAGGCGCTGGTGCAGTTCGATGTGGGTATGGCGTCGGCCGGCGGCTTGATTGCCGTGGTCATTGCCAATATCGCGGCGATCATCCTGGTACGGATGATCGGCAAAAACCTGACTGACAAGCCTTGAGGGCCGCGCCATGACGCTTCAACAATCCCGCCGCCTGCAAAGCGTGCTGCTCGGCACCCTGGCCTGGGCCATTGCGATCCTGATCTTCTTCCCGATCTTCTGGATGGTACTGACCAGCTTCAAGACCGAAATCGACGCGTTCGCCACGCCGCCGCAGTTCATCTTCGCCCCGACCCTTGAGAACTACCTGCACATCAACGAGCGCAGCAACTACTTCAGCTACGCGTGGAACTCGGTACTGATTTCCTTCAGCGCCACGGCTTTGTGCCTGCTGATCTCGGTACCGGCAGCCTATTCCATGGCCTTCTACGAGACCAAGCGCACCAAAGGCACGCTGTTGTGGATGCTGTCGACCAAGATGCTGCCGCCAGTCGGCGTGCTGATGCCGATCTACCTGCTGGCCAAGAGCTTTGGCCTGCTGGATACGCGTATTGCGCTGATCATCATCTACACCCTGATCAATCTGCCGATCGTGGTCTGGATGGTTTACACCTACTTCAAGGACATCCCCAAGGACATCCTCGAAGCCGCCCGCCTGGACGGCGCCACCCTGTGGCAGGAAATGGTCCGGGTGCTGCTGCCAATCGCCAAGGGCGGCCTGGCCTCCACGGTGTTGCTGTCGCTGATCCTGTGCTGGAACGAGGCGTTCTGGTCGCTGAACCTGACCTCCTCCAACGCCGCGCCACTGACCGCGTTGATCGCTTCCTACTCCAGCCCCGAAGGCTTGTTCTGGGCCAAATTGTCCGCCGTGTCGACCCTGGCCTGTGCGCCGATCCTGATCTTCGGCTGGATAAGCCAGAAGCAGTTGGTCCGCGGTTTGTCCTTCGGTGCCGTGAAGTAACGGCCTCTATTTAACTATTTGAAAGCGGAGGCCCATCATGGCCAACCTGAAAATCAAGAATCTGCAAAAAGGCTTCGAAGGCTTCTCCATCATCAAGGGCATCGACCTGGAAGTGAACGACAAGGAATTCGTGGTCTTCGTCGGCCCCTCGGGCTGCGGTAAATCCACCCTGCTGCGGCTGATCGCTGGCCTGGAAGAAGTCACCGAAGGCACCATCGAACTGGATGGCCGCGACATCACAGAAGTAACCCCGGCCAAGCGTGACCTGGCGATGGTGTTCCAGACCTACGCCCTGTACCCGCACATGACCGTGCGCAAAAACATGTCGTTTGCCCTGGACCTGGCAGGTATCGACAAAAAAATCGTCGAGAGCAAAGTCAGCGAAGCCGCGCGCATCCTGGAGCTGGGGCCGTTGCTGGAGCGCAAGCCCAAGCAACTGTCGGGCGGCCAGCGTCAGCGGGTGGCCATCGGTCGCGCCATCGTGCGCAACCCGAAGATTTTCCTGTTCGATGAACCGCTGTCCAACCTCGACGCCGCCCTGCGGGTGCAGATGCGCCTGGAATTGTCGCGCCTGCACAAAGAACTGCAGGCGACCATGATCTACGTGACCCACGACCAGGTCGAAGCCATGACCCTGGCCGACAAAGTGGTAGTACTTAACAGCGGCCGCATCGAACAGGTCGGCTCGCCGCTGGAGCTGTATCACCAGCCGGCGAACCTGTTTGTCGCGGGCTTCCTCGGCACACCGAAAATGGGTTTCCTCAAAGGCAAAGTCACCCGTCTTGAGGCCCAGGGTTGCGAAGTGCAACTGGACGCCGGTACTCGTATCAGCCTGCCCCTGAGCAGCGCGACCTTGAGCGTCGGCAGCGAAGTGACCCTGGGCATTCGCCCGGAGCACCTGGAAATCGCCTCCCCCGGCGACACCAGCCTGACCGTCACCGCCGATGTCGGCGAACGCCTGGGCAGCGACACCTTCTGCCACGTCATCACCTCGAACGGCGAGCCGTTGACCATGCGTATCCGTGGCGACATGGCCAGCCAGTACGGTGAGACGTTGCACCTGCGCCTGGACCCGACTCAGTGCCATCTGTTCGATGCCGACGGCGTGGCCGTGGTCCGTCCACTGCGCGCTGCCGCCTGATTTCGCGAGAACCTTTTGATGAAACTGAACAAGCAAAACCTCACGCAACTGGCGCCTGAAGTGCAACTGCCGGCCTACGCGATCGCCGATACCCACCAGGGCATTGCCCATATCGGTGTGGGTGGTTTCCACCGGGCCCATCAGGCGTATTACACCGATGCGCTGATGAACCTGGGTGAGGGTCTCGACTGGAGCATCTGCGGTGTCGGCCTGCGGGCGGAAGACCGTAAGGCCCGGGACGACCTGGCCGGCCAGGACTATCTCTACACCCTGTATGAACTGGGCGACACCCACGACACCGAAGTTCGGGTGATTGGCGCCATCAGTGACATGCTGCTGGCCGAAGACGGCGCCCAGGCGCTGATCGACAAGCTGGCCAGCCCGCAGATTCGTATTGTCTCGCTGACCATCACCGAAGGCGGCTACTGCATCGATGACAGCAACGGCGAGTTCATGGCCCACCTGCCGCAGATCCAGCACGACCTGGCGCACCCCAACGCGCCGAAAACCGTGTTCGGGTTTATCTGTGCGGCGCTGACCAAGCGGCGGGCGGCGGGCATTCCAGCATTCACGGTGATGTCCTGCGATAACCTGCCCCACAACGGCGCCGTTACCCGAAAGGCGCTGCTGGCCTTCGCGGCGCTGCAAAACGCCGACCTGCATGACTGGATCAAGGCCAATGTCAGCTTCCCCAATGCCATGGTCGACCGCATTACGCCGATGACCAGCACCGCTCACCGCCTGCAATTGCACGATGACCATGGTGTCGATGATGCCTGGCCAGTGGTGTGCGAGCCTTTTGTGCAATGGGTGCTGGAAGACAAGTTCGTCAATGGCCGTCCGGCCTGGGAAAAGGTCGGAGTGCAGTTCACCGACGACGTGACCCCCTACGAAGAGATGAAAATCGGGCTGCTTAATGGCAGTCACCTGGCATTGACCTACCTGGGGTTTCTCAAGGGTTATCGCTTTGTCCACGAGACCATGAACGACCCGCTGTTCGTAGCCTATATGCGTGCCTACATGGACCTGGACGTGACCCCGAATCTGGCACCGGTACCGGGTATAGACCTGACTGAATACAAGCAGACCCTGGTGGATCGTTTCTCCAACCAGGCGATTGCCGACCAGTTGGAGCGCGTGTGTTCCGATGGTTCATCGAAATTTCCCAAGTTCACCGTGCCAACCATCAACTGGTTGATCGCCGATGGGCGCGAAACCGAGCGTGCAGCGCTGGTGGTGGCGGCTTGGGCGCTGTATTTGAAGGGAGTGGATGAGAACGGTGTGATCTACCGCATTCCGGATCCCCGTGCCGAGTTCTGCCAGGGGCTGGTGACTGACGATGTGGTACTCAGTCGAAGGTTACTGGGGGTGGAAGAGATTTTTGGTTCGGCTATTCCCAACTCCCCGGCGTTTGTGGCAGCGTTCGAGCGTTGCTATGAAAGCTTGCGTGATGTGGGTGTGAGCAAGACGCTGGAGCGGTTGTTGGCCAATATCCACTGACGGAACCGTATCAAAATGTGGGAGCGGGCTTGCTCGCGAAAGCGGTGGTTCAGCCATATATTTGCTGACTGAATGGCCGCTATCGCAGGCAAGCCAGCTCCCACACTGACCGCATTCCATACCTATAAACGTGCTGAGCGACCCACCATGACCCAGCAAAACCTTTACCTCGGCATCGATTGCGGCACCCAAGGCACCAAGGCCATCGTCCTCGACGCCGCCAGCGGCAAGGTCCTTGGCCTTGGCGCCGCCAGCCACACACTGATCAGCGGTGCCAACGGCCGCCGTGAACAGGACACCCAAGAGTGGCTGGATGCCTTTACCGAAGCCACCCACCGCGCCTTGCAACAGGCAGGGGTCGATGGCCAGGACATCCTGGCCATCGGCGTTTCCGGCCAGCAACACGGCTTGGTGCTGCTGGATGACCACGGCAAGGTCCTGCGCCCGGCCAAACTGTGGTGCGACACTGAAACCACGCCAGAAAACGATCGCCTGTTACAGCATCTGGGCGGCGAAAGCGGATCTCTGGAGCGCCTCGGCGTGGCCATTGCGCCCGGCTACACCGTGTCCAAGTTGCTCTGGACCCGCGAGCAGCACCCGGATGTTTTCGCCCGCATCGCCCATATCCTGCTGCCCCACGACTACCTTAACTATTGGCTCACCGGCCGTGCCTGTGCGGAATACGGTGATGCTTCTGGCACTGGTTACTTCAACGTACGGACTCGCGAGTGGGACCTGCCGCTGTTGCGCCATATCGACCCCGATGGACGTCTGGAAGCGGCGTTACCAACGCTGATCGAGGCCCACGAAAGCGTCGGCACCATCCTGCCAGCCATCGCCGAGCGCCTTGGGATCAACCCCAATGCCCAAGTATCCAGCGGCGGTGGCGACAACATGATGGGCGCCATCGGTACCGGCAATATCGTCCCTGGGGTGATTACCATGAGCCTGGGCTCGTCCGGTACGGTCTATGCCTTCAATGATCAGCCCAATGTCAGCCCTCAGGCGTCGGTGGCGACCTTTTGCTCGTCCAGCGGCGGCTGGCTGCCGTTGATCTGCACCATGAACCTGACCAACGCCACCGGGGTTATCCGTGAGTTGTTCGAGCTCGACCTCGCCAGCTTCAATGCCTTGGTCGCTCAGGCACCCGTCGGGGCTGACGGGGTGAGCATGCTGCCGTTCCTCAACGGCGAACGGGTGCCCGCCCTGCCCCACGCCACCGGTAGCCTATTGGGATTGACCATGACCAACCTGACGCGCGCCAATCTCTGTCGCGCGGTGGTCGAGGGCACCACCTTCGGCTTGCGGTATGGCCTGGACCTGTTGCGCGAGACCGGCCTGCAAAGTCAGAGTATCCGCCTGATCGGCGGAGGTTCGAAAAGTCCCGTCTGGCGGCAGATGGTCGCCGACATCATGAACACCGAAGTTATCTGTACCGAACAAAGCGAGGCAGCGGCCCTGGGCGCGGCGATCCAGGCGGCCTGGAGCCAGTCCGGTGAAAGCCTGGCAGCGCTATGCCTGCGTTGTGTCAGCGTCGACCCGGCCAGCCGCACCCTGCCGACCGCAACCAGCGTCAGCGCCTATCAGCAGGCCTATGAGCGCTATCAACAGCACGTGGCATCCCTTTAAGAGCGAACGAATATGTATTTGGTATGTGGCGAAGCGCTGTTTGATTTTTTCAGCGAGGAAGATGCCAGCGGTCAGGCGTCGAAGGTCAACTACAAGGCCATTGCCGGCGGCTCGCCGTTCAATGTGGCGGTGGGTCTGCGCCGCCTGGGGATCGATGCGGGGCTGTTTGCCGGGTTGTCCAGCGATTACCTGGGACGACGCTTGCTGCAGGTGCTCAAGGACGAAGGTGTGCGTGAGGACTACCTGCTGGAGTTCACCGCCCCCACCACCCTGGCGATGGTCGCAGTGGGCGCCAATGGCTCACCGCAGTACAGCTTTCGCGGTGAGGGTTGTGCAGACCGACAATTGCAACTGAAGCATTTGCCGACCCTTGGCGCCGATATTCGCGGCGTGCATATCGGCTCGTTCTCCCTGGTGGTCCAACCGATTGCCGATACCTTGCTGGCTCTGGTCCGTCGGGAAAGTGGCAAGCGCCTGATCAGCCTTGATCCCAACGTACGCCTGAACCCTGAGCCGAATATTGAATTGTGGCGCCAGCGCGTGGCCGAGCTGGTCAAGCATGCCGACCTGATCAAGGTCAGCGATGAAGACCTGCACCTGCTATATCCCGACCAGTCACCCGAAAGCGTCCTGCAAGGTTGGTTGCAGTACCGTTGCCAATTGGTGTTCCTGACCCGTGGCGGTGACGGTGCCAGCGTGTTCAGCCGCCAGCACGGCAGTTGGACAGCGCCAGCGGTCAAGGTGGTGATGGCCGATACTGTCGGCGCCGGGGATACCTTCCAAGCTGCGTTGATTGCCTGGTTGACCGAGCAGCAATTGGACTCGGTCGATGGGCTGCAGAACCTCTCCAGGGCGCAGATCGACAGCATGCTCAATTTCGCCATCCGTGCTGCAGCGCTGACGTGTGGCAAGACCGGGCCAGACTTGCCGTATCGACATCAACTGGGTTGAGTCCTGCCTATTTCTCCTTGAGCGCCCCGGCCAGGCAGGCCCCCAACGCTCCCCCCAACAGCGGAGCCAGCCAGAACAGCCAGAGCTGTGACAGGTAGGCGGTACCGGCGAACAACGCCGGTCCCGTACTGCGGGCCGGGTTGATTGAGGTGTTGGTGATGGGCGTCGCCACCAGATGGATCAGCATCAGCGCCAGCCCCATGGCAATGGGCGCAAACCCCGCCGGTGCTCCCGGCGCCGTGACCCGCATGAAGATGAACACATAAAATAGCGTCGCCACGACTTCGACCACCAGCGCCGCCAACAGGCTGTAGCGGTCCGGACTCAATGGGCCATAGCCATTCGCCGCGAACGCGCCTATTTCAAAGCCCGGGCGGCCACTGGCAATCAGCGCCAGGACAGCAGCAGCCACGACAGCGCCAGCCACTTGGGCAATGATGTAGGGCAGCACATCAACTCCCTCGACCCGACGTTCGAGCCATAGGCCAATGGTCACCGCCGGGTTGAAGTGCGCCCCGGAAATACCACCCACTGCGTAGGACATCGTCAACACCGCCAGGCCAAACGCGAGGGCTACTCCGAAATAACCGATACCTGACTCAGGCAACACCGCCGCCAAAATGGCGCTGCCACAACCACCGAAGGTCAACCAGAAGGTTCCGAGAAACTCTGCTGCGATTTTTTGTTGCAAGATCAACCCCACGCATTGCACATGCCCTCTCGCTGAGGAACCCGGCAGGGACGTTAACAACGTAAATGCCGTGTACATATCAGACTTTTCCGGTAGGCATGTTGATTTTCCAAACCAGCAGCGCAGGCCCTTTCGATGGGCGCGGTATTTGTGTGAGATGAAGGTTTTGTCAGCAAAGCCCGGCTTAATCCATGGTTAATCCCCCACGCCGAGAGTGAAATCGACCGCACTCGCACAGCTCCTGTGCCTTGAGCGGTCGCTCCTCCATCACGTTGATGGATGGCCGAACGACTAGCGGAGAAACACCATGAAACTGCGTACGTTAATGCTCGGTGGTGCACTTGCCCTGACTGCTGTAACGGGGATGGCGCAGGCGGATACCACGCCCGTAGTGCCCTATCACTACGGCATGCCGTTGAATATTGCCAAGGTGATTTCAATGAACGAAACCCCGACCAATGAATGCAAGGTGATCAAGGCGGATATGAAGTTCCTGGACAAGGCCGGGAAAGTCGAAGACGTCAGTTATCACAAACTGTCAGAAGCCTGTGATTTTCAGAATTGAGGGACGGTGAAACAACAGTGGGCCTGGAATTTACCAGGCCCTGAGCTCATCGTTGACGCAACCTCAGCCGTCCCTTTAGCTAGTGCCAGGGACGCTCCCCTACTCGTTTAAGCGCCGGAGCATGTGGATGCTTGAGGTCCTCACGCAACCCGGTGATCAGGTTGCAAAGGGCTCGACTGCTATCGAGTTTGTCGGCGCAAATGCCGGTCACCACAAGGTTCACCCGATCGTGGTCCTTTTCGTCGTAGACCTTGACCGTCAACGACGCGTCCTCGGCCTTGATGCACTCACAACGCTTAGGCAGGAAACTTCCTTCAATAATGCTGCGTAACTCTAGATCCGAAAGCATAGCCAACCTCTCCTTTTTTGTGACTGCCAATGGTTTTTTATAACGATTGATAACAAGCTGATGCGCCTTGCCAACCCTGGAAAACGCACTCACTTATCTAGCGTACTCGGCTGTGTCTGAACTCGTTGGACCCTTTTCTCATAAGCGACAACGATACTTATATAAGTTCTAATACCCCGGCTTTTGTCATGTACTAATGTTCTATCCGTAAACTTTTACAAGGACGCACCATGATTTCCTCCCTTCGCCTCTCCATCGCCGGCCTCGCATTGACAGGCCTGTGCGCCCAGGCCAACGCCGCCAAACTTGAAGATATTGCGCCCTACCCCAAGGCTGACGCGGGGTTCGTACGCCAGGTCATCCACCTGCCGGCGCAAAACAACGAAGCGGACTTCAAGGTCGAAATCCTCGCCGGCAAGACCCTCGACGTAGACTGCAATCTGCAGCGTCTGGGCGGCATGCTGGAAGAAAAGAACCTTGAAGGCTGGGGCTATTCCTTTTATCGGCTGGAGACGGTCAGCAGCCCCATCAGCACCATGATGGGCTGCCCCGACGGCAAGACCCACAAGGACTTCGTGCCCGTGGTGGGTGATGGTTTTGTACTGCGTTACAACAGCAAACTGCCCATCGTTGTATATGTACCAAAAAATGTCGAAGTTCGTTATCGGATCTGGTCAGCCTCGGCTACGGTCAATAACGCCGTCGCCGAATAAGCGGGCTTAAACGATTAATCCGGTATCACGCCCCTACTTGCGCCGCCACCCGTTCGGCGACATGACGCAAACTGTCAAAGTTGATATTGGCACCGGAATTAATCGCCACCAGTGTCTGGCCCTGGATACCGGTCTGCGCCACATAACGGCAGATTCCAGCCACGGCCAGAGCACCTGAAGGCTCGGTGATGGAACGGGTGTCGTCGTAGATCAGTTTGATGGCGCTGCACAGTTGATCGTTGCTGACGGTGATCACCTCATCGACGTACTGCCGGCAGATTTCAAAGCCACAGGCGCCGATCTGCGCGACAGCCGTGCCATCGGCAAACGGGTCAACGCTGGGCAACACCACGCGTTCACCGGCTTGTAATGCAGCCAGCAGGCAACTGGAACCCTCAGGCTCCACACCGATGATGCGCACCTCGGGCCGCAGGTATTTTACGTAGGCTGCGATTCCGGCGATGAGGCCCCCACCGCCCACCGGCACGAAGATCACATCCAACGGTCCTTGCTGCTGGCGCAACACCTCCATGGCCACAGTACCCTGCCCGGCGATCACGTCCGGGTCATCGAACGGCGAGACAAAGGTGCAACCCGACGCCTCGGCCAATTGCAACGCATGGGCCAGAGCAAAGGGAAAGCTGGCACCGTGCAAGACCGCCTCGGCTCCCCGAGAGCGCACCCCCACCACTTTGAGTTCCGGGGTGCTGCAAGGCATGACAATGGTGGCTTTGATCCCCAACTGCCGCGCCGCCAGCGCCACGCCTTGTGCATGATTGCCCGCCGAGGCGGTCACCACACCTCGCGCTTTTTGCTCATCCGTGAGCTGTACCAGTTTGTTGTAGGCCCCGCGAATCTTGAAAGAAAACGTCGGCTGCAGGTCTTCGCGCTTGAGCAGGACCTGGTTGCCGAGCAGCGCCGAGAGCGCCGGCGCCATCTGCAACGGAGTCCGCACCGCCAGGTCGTAGACCGGCGCGGCCAGGATCTTTTTCACGTAGCGCTCAAGCAATCCCCGGTCAGAGATCGGGGTCACAGGAAGTGGCTGGCGGGTGCTCATCGGTGTCTCCTGGATTTTTTGCAGAGCCCTGGAGACGGAAAAACAAAACCCGCCTCTAAGGCGGGTTTGGGTACAGCCGTGCGCTATCCCGCCAAATAAGGAATGGCGGTAATAATGCTTGGCTGGGAACGGAAGGCTTGAAATGTCATGACATCAAAATTAACCGGGAGGGTTGTGACAAGTCAATGGCCAAGCGTTGTTGGCCCAAAGACTTTACGAGCGACATACGAAACATATACGATTCGTATATCAATCGACGCAGTGAAGCTTATGGGCATCGTCAAGATCACCGACCAATTGCATGAAC is a genomic window of Pseudomonas sp. ADAK18 containing:
- the ilvA gene encoding threonine ammonia-lyase, biosynthetic — encoded protein: MSTRQPLPVTPISDRGLLERYVKKILAAPVYDLAVRTPLQMAPALSALLGNQVLLKREDLQPTFSFKIRGAYNKLVQLTDEQKARGVVTASAGNHAQGVALAARQLGIKATIVMPCSTPELKVVGVRSRGAEAVLHGASFPFALAHALQLAEASGCTFVSPFDDPDVIAGQGTVAMEVLRQQQGPLDVIFVPVGGGGLIAGIAAYVKYLRPEVRIIGVEPEGSSCLLAALQAGERVVLPSVDPFADGTAVAQIGACGFEICRQYVDEVITVSNDQLCSAIKLIYDDTRSITEPSGALAVAGICRYVAQTGIQGQTLVAINSGANINFDSLRHVAERVAAQVGA